The following coding sequences lie in one Mycoplasma tauri genomic window:
- a CDS encoding MAGa4850 family ICE element protein, translated as MGAFKKLLIETEWYNNEANEYERLLYRRDLLFWKNYQNKKYDVLNRKGLNILLSSKISFSEKIFKLLKGNKVAFELLVILKACGARKAPYEINLLKSFGFKKSSIYFGLKLLTKIGLIHCQNGYVKLSNTKWKKHDEKYIEIKSKKQWYFFLLYGLTYVWNISTLYSINKLKNKRKSYKKFSAEFDDENSYCKSKWYKEAVPLFKRNKFLKFVWKWNERKVYTRNKKVHLIHNSLFMGSRSLIYRFLKRFAEFVNVSFKSLFSIKRIFKNLEFKTLRYIDFKKMIA; from the coding sequence ATGGGGGCATTTAAAAAATTACTTATAGAAACTGAATGATATAACAATGAAGCTAATGAATATGAAAGGCTGTTATATCGCAGAGATTTACTTTTTTGAAAAAATTATCAAAATAAGAAATATGATGTTTTAAATCGCAAAGGGTTAAATATTTTATTGTCATCAAAAATTAGTTTTAGTGAAAAAATTTTTAAATTGTTAAAAGGCAATAAGGTTGCTTTTGAGCTGCTTGTAATTTTAAAAGCTTGTGGAGCAAGAAAAGCACCGTATGAAATTAACTTATTAAAGTCTTTTGGTTTTAAGAAAAGCAGTATTTATTTTGGTTTAAAATTACTAACTAAAATAGGTCTTATACATTGCCAAAATGGCTATGTGAAATTAAGTAATACAAAGTGAAAAAAACATGATGAAAAATATATCGAAATTAAAAGCAAAAAACAATGATATTTTTTCTTGCTTTATGGTCTAACTTATGTATGAAATATCTCAACACTATATTCAATTAATAAATTAAAAAATAAGCGTAAAAGTTATAAAAAATTTAGTGCTGAGTTTGATGATGAAAATAGCTATTGTAAAAGCAAATGATACAAAGAAGCAGTTCCATTGTTCAAAAGAAATAAATTTTTAAAGTTTGTTTGAAAATGGAATGAAAGAAAAGTTTATACGCGTAATAAAAAAGTCCATTTAATTCATAATTCATTATTTATGGGCTCTCGATCGCTAATTTATAGATTTTTAAAAAGATTTGCTGAATTTGTCAATGTAAGTTTTAAAAGTTTGTTTTCAATAAAAAGAATTTTTAAAAATCTTGAATTCAAAACACTTAGATATATTGATTTTAAAAAAATGATTGCTTAG
- a CDS encoding phosphoketolase family protein, translating to MKKTFDTKEYLKKVDAWWRAANYLSVGQMYLRNNPLLNRPLVSDDVKVYPIGHWGTCPGQNFIYAHLNRVINKYDANMFFISGPGHGGQVIASNTYLDGTYTELFPHVTRDEKGMAHLFKYFSFPGGTASHAAPECPGSIHEGGELGYSLSHAAGAILDNPDVIAATVIGDGESETGPLSAGWFINSFINPANDGAVLPILHVNGGKISNPTIWSRRTNEEITQYFTGAGWKPFIVEGWDHEYMHEEMAKAMDASIEMIRKNQEEARKVGAENATRPVWPMIVLKSPKGWTGPANSSNGEAIEGSFRAHQVPINVSAGNMNDIDQLIAWLKSYKPEELFTKDGQLVPEIAEIAPKGNRRMGMNPIANGGINPKLMNTGNWREFGIDFNEPGTVINQDMVTLGKYLGGLSNLNPTNFRVWGPDEHKSNRLYEMFKVTNRQWLDRIDPKFDESLSPVGRIIDSQLSEHQAEGMLEGYVLTGRHGVFASYESFLRVVDSMLTQHMKWVKKALDIPWRNDYPSLNVIATSNAFQQDHNGYTHQDPGLIGHLADKRPELIREYLPADTNTLLATMDKAFKERNVINLIISSKQPREQFFTMDEAQELVDKGLKVIEWASTCKPNEEPDLVIAASGTESTIESLATVMYLREAFPTLKIRYVNVLDLLKLRHPSIDPRGLTDAEFDAIFTKDKPVLFAFHGYESILRDIFFSRTNRNLIAHGYRENGDITTSFDIRLLSDMDRFHLTIDGVKAIEKTVGSEAAEKLVREMEEKIAYHKQYIKEYGTDIPEIKSWKWTLKK from the coding sequence ATGAAAAAAACTTTTGACACCAAAGAATATTTAAAAAAAGTTGATGCTTGATGAAGAGCAGCTAACTATTTATCTGTAGGTCAAATGTACTTGAGAAATAACCCACTTTTAAATAGACCATTAGTTTCAGATGATGTTAAAGTTTATCCAATTGGGCACTGAGGAACATGTCCAGGTCAAAACTTTATTTATGCACACTTAAATAGAGTTATTAATAAATATGATGCAAATATGTTTTTCATTAGTGGTCCTGGCCATGGTGGTCAAGTTATTGCTTCAAATACATATCTTGATGGAACATACACTGAATTATTTCCACATGTAACACGTGATGAAAAAGGTATGGCTCATTTATTTAAATACTTCTCATTCCCAGGTGGTACTGCAAGTCATGCTGCTCCTGAATGTCCAGGTTCTATCCATGAAGGTGGTGAATTAGGTTATTCTCTTTCACATGCTGCTGGTGCTATTTTAGATAATCCAGATGTTATTGCTGCTACAGTTATTGGTGATGGCGAATCAGAAACTGGCCCTCTATCAGCAGGTTGATTTATTAATTCTTTCATTAATCCTGCAAATGATGGTGCTGTTTTACCGATTCTTCACGTAAACGGTGGTAAAATTTCAAATCCAACAATTTGATCACGTAGAACAAATGAAGAAATTACACAATACTTTACAGGTGCTGGCTGAAAACCATTTATCGTTGAAGGTTGAGATCATGAATACATGCATGAAGAAATGGCTAAGGCAATGGATGCTTCTATAGAAATGATTAGAAAAAATCAAGAAGAAGCTAGAAAAGTTGGCGCAGAAAATGCTACAAGACCAGTATGACCTATGATTGTATTAAAATCACCAAAAGGTTGAACAGGTCCAGCTAATTCATCAAATGGTGAGGCTATTGAAGGTAGTTTTAGAGCACACCAAGTTCCTATTAATGTTTCTGCTGGAAATATGAATGATATTGATCAACTAATTGCATGATTAAAATCATACAAACCAGAAGAATTATTTACAAAAGACGGCCAACTAGTTCCTGAAATTGCTGAAATTGCGCCTAAAGGCAATAGAAGAATGGGTATGAATCCAATTGCAAATGGCGGAATTAATCCTAAATTAATGAATACAGGAAACTGAAGAGAATTTGGTATTGATTTTAATGAACCAGGTACAGTTATAAATCAAGATATGGTTACTTTAGGTAAATATTTAGGTGGATTGAGTAATCTTAATCCAACAAACTTTAGAGTTTGAGGACCAGATGAACATAAATCAAATAGACTTTATGAAATGTTTAAAGTAACAAACCGTCAATGATTAGACAGAATTGATCCTAAATTTGATGAATCATTATCACCAGTGGGTAGAATTATAGATTCACAATTATCTGAACATCAAGCAGAAGGAATGCTTGAAGGATATGTTTTAACAGGTCGTCATGGTGTGTTCGCTTCATATGAATCATTCTTAAGAGTAGTAGATTCAATGCTTACACAACACATGAAATGAGTTAAAAAAGCTCTTGATATTCCTTGAAGAAATGATTATCCATCACTTAATGTTATTGCAACATCAAATGCATTCCAACAAGATCATAATGGTTATACACACCAAGATCCAGGTCTTATTGGACACCTTGCAGACAAGAGACCAGAATTAATTAGAGAATATTTACCAGCTGATACAAATACATTACTAGCAACAATGGATAAAGCATTCAAAGAAAGAAATGTTATTAATTTAATAATTTCTTCAAAACAACCAAGAGAACAATTCTTTACTATGGATGAAGCTCAAGAACTTGTTGATAAAGGTCTTAAAGTAATAGAATGAGCATCAACATGTAAGCCTAATGAAGAACCTGATTTAGTTATTGCTGCTTCAGGTACAGAATCTACAATTGAATCACTTGCTACAGTTATGTACTTACGTGAAGCATTTCCAACTCTTAAAATTAGATATGTGAATGTTCTTGATTTACTTAAATTAAGACATCCAAGCATAGATCCAAGAGGTTTAACAGATGCTGAATTTGATGCAATATTTACAAAAGATAAACCTGTATTGTTTGCGTTCCATGGATATGAAAGTATTTTAAGAGATATTTTCTTCTCACGTACAAACAGAAATTTAATCGCTCATGGTTATAGAGAAAATGGAGATATTACAACATCATTTGACATTCGTTTGTTAAGTGATATGGACAGATTCCATTTAACTATTGATGGTGTTAAAGCTATTGAAAAAACAGTTGGCTCAGAAGCAGCTGAAAAATTAGTTAGAGAAATGGAAGAAAAAATTGCCTACCATAAACAATATATTAAAGAATATGGAACAGACATTCCTGAAATCAAAAGTTGAAAATGAACTCTTAAAAAATAA
- the rplT gene encoding 50S ribosomal protein L20 has protein sequence MRVKGGTVTRARRKKWLKLAKGYWGHKSVGYKVAKQAVVKSWTYGFRDRKQVKRDYRKLWIARINAATREEGVSYSRFIEGLKKANITINRKMLSELAINEPKVFSELVAIARDAK, from the coding sequence ATGAGAGTAAAAGGTGGAACTGTTACAAGAGCTAGAAGAAAGAAATGACTAAAACTAGCTAAAGGTTACTGAGGACATAAATCAGTAGGATATAAAGTTGCTAAACAAGCTGTTGTTAAATCTTGAACATATGGTTTTAGAGACCGTAAACAAGTTAAACGTGATTATAGAAAACTTTGAATAGCTCGTATTAATGCAGCTACAAGAGAAGAAGGTGTTTCTTACTCAAGATTTATTGAAGGTCTTAAAAAAGCAAATATCACAATCAACAGAAAAATGCTTTCAGAATTAGCTATTAATGAACCTAAAGTATTTTCTGAACTTGTTGCTATAGCAAGAGATGCAAAATAA
- the rpmI gene encoding 50S ribosomal protein L35 gives MPKMKTKSALKKRIKVTATGKIMREQAYRSHLAQNKTTKQKRQARKSVQMHVSDLKRFKALI, from the coding sequence ATGCCAAAGATGAAAACTAAAAGTGCTCTTAAGAAAAGAATTAAAGTAACAGCAACTGGAAAAATTATGCGTGAACAAGCTTATCGTTCACATTTAGCTCAAAACAAAACTACAAAACAAAAACGCCAAGCCCGTAAATCAGTTCAAATGCATGTATCTGATTTAAAAAGATTCAAGGCTTTAATTTAA
- the infC gene encoding translation initiation factor IF-3: MINENIPFQKVFLIGANGEKIGVKNTYEAITIAKEEKMDLVLIAVDPKPIARVLDYGKFKYERKKKQKIAKEKQTVIQNRQIRLTVMIGEHDLKTKARKALEFLLDGDRVKVSLKFRGREVTRPELGHSVMNRFYALVENVADKTKEPEIVGERFLDMSLQPNKVKVNKYKKEHNLVDKKSDSQDDISNQDTEGGTDAKDEN; the protein is encoded by the coding sequence ATGATTAATGAAAACATTCCTTTTCAAAAAGTGTTTTTGATTGGTGCTAATGGTGAAAAAATTGGTGTTAAAAATACTTATGAAGCTATTACAATAGCTAAGGAAGAAAAAATGGATCTTGTTTTGATAGCTGTTGATCCCAAACCTATTGCAAGAGTTCTTGATTATGGTAAATTTAAATACGAACGTAAAAAGAAACAAAAAATAGCTAAAGAAAAACAAACAGTAATTCAAAACCGCCAAATCAGACTTACTGTTATGATTGGTGAACACGATCTTAAAACTAAAGCACGTAAGGCATTAGAATTTTTACTAGATGGAGATAGAGTAAAAGTTAGCTTGAAATTTAGAGGTAGAGAAGTTACAAGACCTGAACTAGGTCACTCTGTAATGAATAGATTTTATGCTCTAGTAGAAAATGTAGCTGACAAAACTAAGGAACCAGAAATTGTTGGTGAGCGTTTTCTTGATATGTCTCTTCAACCTAACAAAGTAAAAGTTAATAAATATAAAAAAGAACATAACTTAGTGGATAAAAAATCTGATAGTCAAGATGATATTTCGAACCAAGACACAGAAGGAGGCACAGATGCCAAAGATGAAAACTAA
- a CDS encoding nucleotidyltransferase, which translates to MPVGIIAEYNPFHNGHIKQLNWIKEKFPNEKIIVIMTNKVTQRGELAVSSFRLRKKIAKKYGVSKVIKLSFEESTQAAHIFANNAILKLYKKGKIDKLVFGSESNNVENMINIAKILVNNEKSYFAKVREFQKRDKISYPKASALAIKELSGTNFEMPNDILGFEYIKAIVRHNLPIKPYSIKRNVDFHSLETNENYASATLLRKLIYSGKSILNYSPLTFKKIPKQMGDFYHKLQKKIIKYKDKIKKIPVVSEGIENLLAKNIHMPTYDLFIESCTSKRYTKSRIKRILAWILYKL; encoded by the coding sequence ATGCCTGTTGGAATTATTGCTGAATACAATCCTTTTCATAACGGTCATATAAAACAATTAAATTGAATAAAGGAAAAATTTCCTAATGAAAAAATTATTGTTATCATGACCAATAAAGTCACTCAACGTGGAGAGCTGGCTGTTTCTTCTTTTAGATTAAGAAAAAAAATTGCTAAAAAATATGGGGTTTCAAAAGTAATTAAATTATCTTTTGAGGAATCAACTCAAGCTGCGCACATTTTTGCTAATAATGCTATTTTAAAACTTTATAAAAAAGGCAAAATTGATAAATTAGTGTTTGGTTCAGAATCTAATAATGTGGAAAACATGATAAATATTGCCAAAATTTTAGTGAATAATGAAAAAAGTTATTTTGCAAAAGTAAGGGAATTCCAAAAAAGAGACAAGATAAGTTATCCAAAAGCATCTGCCTTAGCAATTAAGGAATTATCGGGCACAAATTTTGAAATGCCTAATGATATTTTAGGATTTGAATATATTAAAGCTATAGTAAGACATAATTTACCTATAAAGCCTTATTCTATTAAGAGGAATGTTGATTTTCACTCATTAGAAACTAATGAAAATTACGCATCAGCAACCTTACTAAGAAAGCTAATTTATAGCGGTAAAAGTATTTTAAATTATTCTCCTTTAACATTTAAAAAAATCCCAAAACAAATGGGAGATTTTTATCATAAGCTTCAGAAAAAAATAATTAAATACAAAGACAAAATTAAAAAAATACCTGTTGTTTCTGAAGGAATTGAAAACTTATTAGCAAAAAACATACATATGCCAACATATGATCTTTTTATAGAATCTTGTACATCTAAGAGATATACTAAATCTCGTATAAAAAGAATTTTGGCTTGAATTTTATATAAACTATAA
- a CDS encoding OppA family ABC transporter substrate-binding lipoprotein has protein sequence MNKKLLFLSPLNLFIPTLSLSSCNILEARDKREYIKSINSPNYIKSGIVNNNGFISNDNDSLLSAPLIRFKTEGRARFDKLNKKFFDTTSKSLEFNLAKEIIINKLNGEKVIYNKDYVTPFNSPSPNGINRAYTNQQNNINNPQFLKDLSEAKNIEFKLKENIYFVDKKANKTDLLVNQEHYKNSYLYKDNIIILNKLLKEHGLFEIDLNNPLKFTLQDSENNKFTDFVTNVITTNLIFNPLYSKEPNEKELLFASPYVLNKNLIDSAEYIKNNHYAISKFAEDTININKVILKFNPVPIDLATYRLQIFNAFRQNLISEADFNLFNISQKNEINNFPKIYGLNFTINKPQNTNTNEYFINLNIHKAKNKKFNDAFSMLVFGEYDKNLSQENVQNIYKKESFSFFNLLHNLWNQYTGIKILGYQKYWNSFMPQSMFFDTPYNKKIMLYESIDDINEINIDYFNKDANRFETDRTNFIDYGKKQGLQSSAYSDDKIIDISKQIKGLNYEKYKKLIKEILDDFYEKNKNLIGKKIEWVIPVYSQKSIKVNEFYDRLINIIKQVDNRLNPSFEYANKNDNSYIYSHNTYTLTNNSFAENIMALLSLENHSILKNIAFFIKNYKNSDLKPNYYNHIDKLDKIISSLIGEKYIDQIINLINSDNIFKILLEKNKIEYFDIRKKIIKTINKLNKNEQFQILKAVDNLLFIRQNETAYLFANEYEKIIVQHFYNKPLNDLGFTYYQDIQVFS, from the coding sequence ATGAATAAAAAATTATTATTTTTGAGTCCATTAAATTTATTTATTCCTACTTTATCTTTAAGTAGCTGCAATATTTTAGAAGCTAGAGACAAAAGAGAATATATCAAATCAATAAACTCTCCAAATTATATAAAAAGTGGAATTGTCAATAACAATGGTTTTATATCCAATGATAATGATTCGCTTTTAAGCGCTCCATTAATTCGCTTTAAAACAGAGGGCAGAGCTCGTTTTGATAAATTAAACAAAAAGTTTTTTGATACAACAAGTAAAAGTCTGGAATTTAATTTAGCAAAAGAAATAATAATCAATAAATTAAATGGTGAAAAGGTGATTTATAATAAAGATTATGTCACACCTTTTAACTCACCAAGTCCAAACGGCATAAATAGAGCTTATACTAATCAACAAAATAATATTAATAATCCTCAATTTTTAAAAGATTTATCAGAAGCAAAGAACATTGAATTTAAGCTTAAAGAGAATATTTATTTTGTAGACAAAAAAGCCAATAAAACAGACCTTTTAGTAAATCAAGAACATTATAAAAACTCTTATCTATATAAAGATAATATAATTATTCTCAATAAATTATTAAAAGAACATGGCCTTTTTGAAATTGATTTAAATAATCCATTGAAATTTACCCTACAAGATAGTGAAAATAATAAATTCACTGATTTTGTAACAAATGTTATAACAACAAATTTGATTTTCAATCCTCTTTATTCAAAAGAACCAAATGAAAAAGAACTTTTATTTGCAAGCCCTTATGTTTTAAATAAAAATTTAATTGATAGTGCAGAATATATTAAAAATAATCACTATGCAATATCGAAATTTGCAGAAGACACTATAAATATAAACAAAGTAATATTAAAATTTAATCCTGTTCCTATAGATTTAGCAACTTATAGACTACAAATATTTAATGCATTTAGACAAAATTTAATTTCTGAAGCCGACTTCAATTTGTTTAATATTTCTCAAAAAAATGAAATTAATAATTTTCCTAAAATTTATGGTTTAAATTTTACAATTAATAAACCTCAAAATACCAACACTAATGAATATTTTATAAATCTTAATATTCATAAAGCTAAAAATAAAAAATTTAATGATGCATTTTCTATGCTTGTTTTTGGTGAATATGATAAAAATTTATCCCAAGAAAATGTCCAAAACATCTATAAAAAAGAATCTTTTTCATTTTTTAACTTATTACATAATTTATGAAACCAATATACTGGAATTAAAATCTTAGGTTATCAAAAATATTGAAATTCATTCATGCCTCAAAGCATGTTTTTTGACACTCCATATAATAAAAAAATAATGCTTTATGAATCAATAGATGACATTAATGAAATAAATATTGATTATTTTAATAAAGATGCAAATAGATTTGAAACAGATAGAACAAATTTTATTGACTATGGCAAAAAACAAGGTTTACAAAGTTCTGCATATAGTGATGACAAAATTATAGATATATCTAAACAAATAAAAGGCTTAAACTATGAAAAATATAAAAAATTAATTAAAGAAATCCTTGATGATTTTTATGAAAAAAATAAAAATCTTATAGGAAAAAAGATAGAATGAGTTATTCCTGTTTATTCACAAAAATCTATAAAAGTAAATGAATTTTATGATAGATTGATAAATATTATTAAACAAGTGGATAATAGATTGAATCCAAGTTTTGAATATGCAAACAAAAATGATAATTCTTATATATATAGCCACAACACTTATACATTAACTAATAACTCTTTTGCTGAAAATATTATGGCTCTATTATCGCTGGAAAATCATTCAATTTTGAAGAATATAGCTTTTTTTATCAAAAATTATAAAAATTCAGATTTAAAACCAAACTATTATAATCATATTGATAAGCTTGATAAAATCATTTCTAGTTTAATTGGAGAAAAATATATAGATCAAATTATAAATTTAATCAATAGTGACAATATTTTTAAAATTTTATTAGAAAAAAATAAAATAGAGTACTTTGATATAAGAAAAAAAATAATTAAAACAATTAACAAATTAAATAAAAATGAACAATTTCAGATACTAAAAGCTGTTGATAATTTACTTTTTATTAGACAAAATGAAACTGCATACTTATTTGCTAATGAATATGAAAAAATTATTGTTCAACATTTTTATAATAAACCTTTAAATGACTTGGGTTTTACTTACTATCAAGATATACAAGTGTTTTCTTAA
- a CDS encoding ABC transporter permease subunit, which translates to MNNNFSLAKKRSPLAPISNYKSPFSLYIKRFFNSKINWLWLGLFLGVVLSLIIMQIITIFQGYSASKPVFDSELAVSLPNYNNPIISKRFEYDDELFKLIQKTHELKPQYQIINKITPSSDIKIVEYNPYAFIEAISGKKYVLFFGTNANKIDRFVFYIHSLSISIGISLLAILIQWLLGTFIGTVIGFYSRKNFGKVGYSIFSALNIFPFLIICLILFNAFGYSHLNAIVIFSFFGSVNFFYISYSNTLNLKNKDYIYAYIASGASQKWILFNVIFRENLWLNITIFADNLSLNILVLGSLAFLKVKNIDQNLNIGAVFNDIIADLNNKSYILFVSIFTSTLIISFKLFSLSLYQASVIGQ; encoded by the coding sequence ATGAATAATAATTTTTCATTAGCTAAAAAAAGATCACCTCTTGCGCCAATTTCAAACTATAAAAGTCCTTTTTCATTGTACATAAAAAGATTTTTTAATTCTAAAATTAATTGATTATGGCTAGGGCTTTTTCTTGGAGTTGTTCTTTCATTAATTATCATGCAAATAATTACGATTTTTCAAGGTTATTCAGCTTCTAAACCTGTTTTTGACAGTGAACTAGCAGTTTCACTTCCAAATTATAACAACCCAATAATTTCAAAAAGATTTGAATATGATGATGAACTATTTAAGTTAATTCAAAAAACTCATGAGTTGAAACCGCAATATCAAATAATTAATAAAATAACCCCTAGTTCTGATATTAAAATAGTAGAATATAATCCTTATGCTTTTATAGAGGCAATTTCTGGAAAAAAATATGTTTTATTTTTTGGCACAAATGCCAATAAAATAGACAGATTTGTATTTTACATACATTCTTTAAGTATATCAATAGGTATATCATTATTAGCAATTTTAATTCAATGATTATTAGGTACATTTATAGGAACAGTCATAGGATTTTATTCTCGAAAAAATTTTGGTAAAGTTGGCTATAGTATCTTTAGCGCATTAAATATTTTCCCATTCTTAATTATTTGTTTGATATTATTCAATGCTTTTGGCTATAGTCACCTGAATGCTATTGTGATTTTTAGTTTTTTTGGATCAGTAAACTTTTTTTATATTTCTTACTCAAACACATTAAATCTCAAAAACAAAGATTATATTTATGCCTATATAGCTTCTGGCGCTAGTCAAAAATGAATACTATTCAATGTTATTTTTCGTGAAAATTTATGGCTAAATATCACTATTTTTGCCGATAATTTGTCATTAAACATTCTTGTTTTAGGTTCATTAGCATTTCTTAAAGTTAAAAATATAGATCAAAATTTGAATATTGGTGCTGTCTTCAATGACATAATAGCAGACTTAAATAATAAAAGTTATATTTTATTTGTATCAATTTTCACAAGTACATTAATTATTTCATTTAAATTGTTTAGTTTATCGCTTTATCAAGCCTCTGTAATTGGCCAATAG
- a CDS encoding ABC transporter permease subunit, producing MNFYKYLAKKISFTFLGVFLILTLFYIILAPLLADKNLNDKPLIVNYFYFIGSIFTGFGEIYNSSSFSNAQDYFFYYFKYSLLFETIAFSLSLLLGYLTGVFLAYKNGKLSDAVISLIIFIIASIPAFIIAPLMLLLAEVNDIPVNFVTPNVLNTGYMFLSLLLPISILLITSVSFFAVIVKNATVNILRKDFINIQKANGQSSASIFWKSIFKNLIIDTINKLNSLLIIIISFALILERIFQIPGQSLIFMSIFNSGEINVIMCLIFFKVLTILVISFFCEVIYDVLKVDNNYNFSYKILYRSKKQELTDE from the coding sequence ATGAACTTTTATAAATATTTAGCCAAAAAAATATCATTCACCTTTTTAGGTGTTTTTCTTATTTTAACTTTATTTTACATAATATTAGCTCCATTATTAGCTGACAAAAATTTGAATGATAAGCCTTTAATTGTCAATTATTTTTACTTTATTGGCTCTATTTTCACTGGATTTGGAGAAATATACAATTCTTCTTCATTTTCTAATGCTCAAGATTATTTCTTTTATTACTTTAAATATAGCTTATTATTTGAAACAATTGCTTTTTCACTTTCACTATTATTAGGTTATTTAACTGGAGTATTTTTGGCATACAAAAATGGTAAATTGTCCGATGCTGTAATAAGTTTAATAATTTTTATAATTGCGTCAATTCCTGCTTTTATTATTGCTCCCCTTATGCTTCTACTAGCAGAAGTAAATGACATTCCAGTTAATTTTGTAACGCCTAATGTTTTAAACACTGGATACATGTTCTTATCTTTATTGCTCCCTATATCAATATTATTAATAACATCTGTTTCTTTTTTTGCTGTTATTGTCAAAAACGCAACAGTTAATATACTAAGGAAAGATTTTATTAATATTCAAAAAGCTAATGGACAAAGCTCAGCATCTATTTTTTGAAAATCAATATTTAAAAATTTGATCATAGATACTATAAATAAATTGAATTCATTGCTTATTATTATTATAAGTTTTGCATTAATTCTTGAAAGAATATTCCAAATACCAGGTCAAAGTCTAATATTTATGTCTATATTTAACTCTGGTGAAATAAACGTAATAATGTGCTTAATTTTTTTCAAAGTATTAACCATTTTGGTTATTTCATTCTTCTGTGAAGTTATATATGACGTATTAAAAGTAGATAATAACTATAACTTCTCATACAAAATTTTATACAGAAGTAAAAAACAGGAGTTGACAGATGAATAA
- a CDS encoding HPr family phosphocarrier protein yields the protein MKELHVTIIDPIGLHARPASFITAEASKYKCDILITNDRSNRTANLKSLMNVLTLGVKKGDSVTIKFNGDDEEIAAASIEKSLVENKISE from the coding sequence ATGAAAGAATTACACGTTACAATTATCGATCCTATTGGATTACATGCAAGACCAGCAAGTTTTATAACAGCTGAAGCTTCAAAATACAAATGTGACATACTAATTACAAACGATAGATCAAATCGTACTGCAAATTTAAAATCACTAATGAATGTTTTAACACTTGGGGTTAAAAAAGGTGATAGTGTAACAATTAAATTTAACGGCGATGATGAAGAAATCGCTGCGGCAAGTATTGAAAAATCACTTGTAGAAAACAAAATTTCTGAATAG